Genomic DNA from Candidatus Melainabacteria bacterium:
TCTAGGTACTGTTATTGGAGTTAGTTTTAGCGGGTTAATTGCTACAGTTGTAATTAAAACTGCACCACTCTCAGGACTTGCAAGTACTGAAGCAATGATACTTTGGGGAAACCAACTGTATGAAATAAATTTTAAAGGTTTACTTGCTAGTGGCATGATTATCTCATGTCTTGGAGCAATTATGGATGTAGCAATTTCAATTTCAAGTTCTATTTATGAAATTAAAACAGCAAATCCAAATTACACTGTTAAAAAATTATTTACATCAGGTATGAATATTGGAAAAGATATCATGGGAACTATGACTAATACATTGGTCTTGGCATATACAGGAATGGCATTGCCATTGCTTTTGCTAATTAGCTATGAAAAAAACCCTACTAAGTTTTTAAACTTAGAGCTTGTAGTCTCAGAAATAACTGCAGCTATTGCTGGAAGTATTGGACTTGTAATTTCAGTGCCAGTTACTGCTTTAATAATGAGTTTTTTAGCAGCACGAGCTAGCGAACCGGCGAAGGGACGAACCGGCGATTAGAAAAAATATGGATATCCTTGATTACAAAGAATGTGTAACGAAAATATACTTTGTTCGTCATGGGGAGACAAAAGCAAATAAACTTAGATTATTGTTTGGCCAGTTAGACTTGGATTTAAACAAGCAAGGTTTAAAAGATGCAAGAAGAGTTGCAAGCAAGTTATTAAAAATTGCAAAGAAAGAAAAAATAAGTTTTATTATTTCAAGCCCTTTAAAGAGAGCAAAACATACAGCAAATATAATCTCACAAGAGCTTGTAAGGGCAGGCCTTGCGCCTGCCTCTAGAATCATCATAGATAAAAACTTAATGGAAAAATCAGAAGGCACGTGGGATGGGAAAAGTTTTTGGGATGTTAGACAAAAAGACCCTAAAAATTATTATTCTTGGGTAAAAGATCCTTTTAAGAACAGGACTCCAAAAGGTGAATCAGTACTTGATTTAAATAAAAGAGTAAAAAAATTTTATAAGACTGTATTAAAAAAGTATTTAGGTAAAAATATTATTGTAACGACTCACTCAGGACCAATTAGACTTTTTGTCTTAAATTTATTAGGCACAAAAATAAATAAGTTTTGGTACTTAAAAACTGAATGTGGCTCTATTACAGAAGTTCATATAAGCAA
This window encodes:
- a CDS encoding histidine phosphatase family protein; this translates as MDILDYKECVTKIYFVRHGETKANKLRLLFGQLDLDLNKQGLKDARRVASKLLKIAKKEKISFIISSPLKRAKHTANIISQELVRAGLAPASRIIIDKNLMEKSEGTWDGKSFWDVRQKDPKNYYSWVKDPFKNRTPKGESVLDLNKRVKKFYKTVLKKYLGKNIIVTTHSGPIRLFVLNLLGTKINKFWYLKTECGSITEVHISKKHAMIWSLNVN